A genomic segment from Desulfuromonas thiophila encodes:
- a CDS encoding LamG domain-containing protein, translated as MLLSNRMLLLWLLVGLTVLLPGCKTVMEYHLDECNRSEVLADSSATANHATRLHAAGNSDGLYAAYVFDPASYVVCAGRRFRGEGYNADPNNAWYGARYYLEAPDHPDISPLSKVSLFSDGKMTLTGWFKTSGNGTLLCKAGDSSDSCEYRVFVEGGALKVSIWNRYGGASTFTVAAGVANGQWHAFAITARNSFSGTLQVSMYFDGAATGTSSVTNYAGYCEKTTGPLVIGAMNWGNGNITNFFDGVIDEIAMTDDVESSADLSKAYNNQRQHKNADGSSRSCPSCVTGPDHFEFIHDGQGLTCASETVTLRACGNADCSQRFSGTVQVTLPDLGWLNGRIQTLVFPASGEVQLKLKHTTAETVQLGLVNSAPEVVGATRCFIGATQSCALFFADAGFVLEFDSLTGNGPPSGRSCTAVAGLLRAVRKNDDASVCVGDDSFADVTRNVRFWSGYAEPATGTRSLALNGQTLSTASPGTALALSFNAQAAAPLSLRYADAGSVHLYARYDGQEASQDAGLLMTGSTAAPVVFAPDHFVVTSPLNNATAAGAPKLAAGLPFEVTVTAVCGDGTVTPNFAWPTQLSVADVQPSGGRAGVLAPTSLTAADFTAGRATPDLTYSEVGNVTLQAQATNYLGSGREISGSGQLGRFMPHHFRLTRGSLTNRVDSGCVPAATFTYLDEPLALTFTLEAENAANDRTQNYVGAYAKFSGDEDEAAPAGEVYLLTAVDAPGGSATSLGGRLLVDGRQRDSGWAAGSADFSLRLRLARAALPLPPDGPFNDVRFGVVLQDADGVAIAALDLDSDGDGAADSAQAAGAVVLRQGRLRLVNAHGSELLPLALPVLAEYYNGTSFVPHGADSCTALALTDFSFVADPAGLPGANAFTPLAAGAGTLNWTSGPGSPGAVAVTAQLAALPWLQFDWDADASYDNPTARATFGIYKGSERIIYLRETTWR; from the coding sequence ATGCTGTTGAGTAACCGCATGTTGTTGCTGTGGCTGCTGGTCGGCCTGACGGTTTTGTTGCCGGGGTGCAAGACGGTTATGGAATATCATCTGGATGAGTGCAACAGGAGCGAGGTGTTGGCAGATAGCAGCGCTACGGCCAACCATGCCACCCGCCTCCATGCGGCGGGTAACAGTGATGGTTTGTACGCCGCCTATGTGTTTGACCCCGCCAGTTATGTTGTCTGTGCGGGGCGGCGTTTCCGGGGCGAAGGCTATAATGCCGACCCCAACAATGCCTGGTATGGGGCGCGCTATTATCTCGAAGCACCCGATCATCCGGATATCTCTCCGTTGAGTAAGGTGTCACTGTTTAGCGATGGGAAGATGACCTTGACGGGTTGGTTCAAGACCAGCGGAAACGGGACATTGTTGTGCAAGGCCGGGGATTCCAGTGATTCGTGCGAATATCGCGTGTTTGTTGAGGGGGGTGCTCTGAAGGTTTCCATCTGGAATCGCTATGGTGGTGCCTCGACCTTTACCGTGGCCGCCGGTGTTGCCAATGGGCAGTGGCATGCGTTCGCGATTACGGCTAGAAATTCCTTCAGTGGGACACTTCAGGTCTCAATGTACTTCGACGGGGCCGCCACAGGCACTTCGTCAGTAACCAACTATGCCGGATACTGTGAAAAAACAACGGGCCCCCTTGTCATCGGTGCAATGAACTGGGGCAATGGTAACATTACCAACTTTTTTGATGGCGTTATCGATGAAATCGCCATGACGGACGATGTTGAGAGTTCGGCTGATTTGTCGAAGGCTTATAACAATCAAAGGCAGCACAAAAACGCTGATGGCTCTTCGCGGAGTTGCCCATCCTGCGTTACCGGGCCAGACCATTTCGAGTTCATTCACGATGGACAGGGTCTGACCTGCGCCAGCGAAACGGTTACGCTGCGAGCCTGCGGCAATGCGGATTGCAGTCAGCGCTTCAGTGGGACGGTGCAGGTGACATTGCCGGATCTGGGCTGGCTGAACGGCCGGATTCAAACGCTGGTCTTTCCAGCGTCTGGTGAAGTGCAATTGAAACTTAAGCACACCACAGCTGAAACGGTGCAATTGGGGCTGGTGAATTCGGCTCCGGAGGTTGTTGGGGCAACGCGGTGTTTTATCGGAGCGACGCAAAGTTGCGCCCTTTTTTTTGCTGATGCCGGCTTTGTGCTGGAGTTCGACAGCTTAACCGGTAACGGGCCGCCTTCTGGTCGTTCCTGCACCGCCGTGGCGGGCCTGCTGCGGGCTGTGCGTAAAAATGATGATGCCAGCGTTTGTGTGGGCGATGACAGTTTTGCCGATGTGACACGCAATGTCCGCTTCTGGAGTGGCTATGCCGAACCGGCAACGGGGACGCGTTCTCTTGCCCTCAATGGCCAGACCTTGTCGACGGCCAGCCCCGGGACGGCGCTTGCGCTGTCTTTCAATGCTCAGGCCGCCGCGCCCCTGTCGCTACGTTACGCCGATGCCGGCTCGGTTCATCTGTATGCCCGATACGACGGACAGGAGGCCAGCCAGGACGCCGGACTGCTGATGACGGGCAGCACGGCCGCGCCGGTGGTATTTGCGCCCGATCATTTCGTGGTCACCAGCCCGCTAAACAACGCCACTGCGGCCGGCGCCCCCAAGCTGGCGGCCGGACTGCCCTTTGAGGTGACAGTGACGGCGGTTTGCGGCGATGGCACGGTGACACCCAATTTTGCCTGGCCGACCCAGCTGAGTGTGGCGGATGTTCAGCCGAGCGGCGGGCGCGCCGGTGTTCTGGCGCCGACCAGTTTGACCGCCGCCGATTTTACTGCCGGCCGCGCCACGCCGGATCTGACGTACAGCGAGGTGGGTAACGTTACCCTGCAGGCACAGGCAACCAACTATCTTGGCAGCGGCCGGGAGATCAGTGGCAGTGGCCAGCTCGGGCGCTTTATGCCGCACCATTTTCGTCTGACGCGGGGCAGTCTGACCAATCGGGTCGACAGTGGCTGTGTGCCGGCGGCGACCTTTACCTATCTGGATGAACCCCTGGCGCTGACCTTCACTCTGGAGGCCGAGAATGCGGCCAATGACAGGACGCAGAACTACGTTGGCGCTTACGCGAAGTTTTCCGGTGATGAGGACGAGGCCGCGCCAGCCGGTGAAGTCTATCTGCTGACGGCGGTGGATGCGCCGGGCGGCAGCGCCACGTCGCTGGGCGGTCGCCTGCTGGTTGATGGACGGCAGCGCGACAGTGGCTGGGCGGCGGGCAGCGCCGATTTCTCCCTGCGGTTGCGGCTGGCGCGGGCCGCGCTTCCCTTGCCGCCCGATGGTCCGTTCAATGATGTACGCTTTGGTGTTGTCTTGCAGGATGCCGATGGTGTCGCCATTGCGGCGCTGGATCTCGACAGCGATGGCGATGGCGCTGCCGACTCGGCCCAGGCTGCCGGGGCGGTCGTGCTGCGCCAGGGTCGCTTGCGGCTGGTGAACGCGCATGGTTCGGAGTTGCTGCCGCTGGCACTGCCGGTGCTGGCGGAGTATTATAACGGCACGTCTTTTGTGCCCCACGGAGCGGATTCCTGCACGGCGCTGGCGCTGACCGATTTCAGCTTTGTCGCCGATCCGGCTGGATTGCCCGGCGCCAATGCCTTCACGCCCCTTGCTGCCGGCGCCGGTACACTGAACTGGACCAGCGGGCCAGGCAGTCCGGGAGCGGTGGCTGTGACGGCGCAGCTGGCGGCGCTGCCCTGGTTGCAGTTCGACTGGGACGCGGATGCCAGCTACGACAACCCCACCGCCCGCGCCACCTTCGGGATTTATAAAGGCAGCGAGCGCATCATCTATCTGCGCGAAACCACTTGGCGCTGA
- a CDS encoding PulJ/GspJ family protein, with product MICQTARTDIGFTLVELVVTLVIIGILAAMGGLFISRPIEGYVDLRRRAELVDQAEMALRRMQRDIRAALPNSVRVFDTGRGIEMLHVVDGGRYRRLPAADGTGDVLDFTTLDDRFDVVGGLQHFGDLRDGQLVVLYNLTPTGAQANAYTGDNVAPLDLAASDSRHLVLQAPHQYPLSSPYQRFFIVDEVVSYRFEAGQLRRYAGYAVDNSPGPPNAVTGVLVAQKMENIHFTYDAGLSSRAGLVTVELVLQEDGERIRLLQQTHVDNAP from the coding sequence TTGATTTGTCAAACAGCGAGGACAGATATCGGCTTTACCCTGGTGGAACTGGTGGTGACATTGGTCATCATCGGCATTCTGGCGGCAATGGGCGGCCTGTTCATCAGCCGGCCCATCGAAGGCTATGTCGATTTGCGCCGCCGCGCCGAACTGGTTGATCAGGCCGAGATGGCTCTGCGCCGCATGCAGCGCGATATCCGCGCCGCTCTGCCCAACAGCGTGCGTGTCTTTGACACAGGGCGCGGGATTGAAATGCTTCATGTGGTCGATGGTGGACGCTATCGGCGTTTGCCTGCCGCCGATGGTACGGGCGATGTGCTGGATTTCACGACGCTGGACGACCGCTTCGATGTGGTGGGTGGCCTGCAGCATTTCGGCGACCTGCGTGACGGACAGCTGGTGGTGTTGTACAACCTTACGCCGACCGGGGCGCAAGCCAACGCCTATACTGGCGACAACGTCGCCCCACTCGATCTGGCCGCCTCCGATAGCCGTCACCTGGTTCTGCAAGCGCCGCATCAGTATCCTCTTTCTTCCCCCTACCAGCGTTTTTTCATTGTGGATGAAGTGGTCAGTTACCGTTTCGAGGCCGGCCAGCTGCGGCGCTACGCCGGCTATGCTGTTGATAACAGCCCTGGTCCGCCGAACGCGGTTACCGGCGTGTTGGTGGCACAGAAAATGGAAAACATTCATTTTACCTACGATGCCGGCTTGTCCAGCCGCGCCGGATTGGTGACGGTCGAGCTGGTGCTGCAAGAGGACGGCGAGCGCATCCGCTTGTTGCAGCAGACCCATGTGGATAACGCGCCATGA
- a CDS encoding type II secretion system F family protein: MPLYHYSARRAGQLVQGEIELASPAAVAAQLVENGLTPVRIAEAASRAGRTERSATGGLFQRRVRSEDLILFCRQMYALTRAGVPMLRALRGLMESSRNPRLRQALQGVIDGLESGRELSSALAAFPEVFPPLLTRMVQVGENSGNLEQAFEQLAQYLEFEKQTREQIKAALRYPTFVIVAIAIAISILTLFVIPAFEKVFASFGAQLPLATRIIMAVSHFARDWWPYIAGGLLLGSLLLRRYLRTVSGERLWDRLKLRLPLVGSILRRATLARFARAFAMGYGSGVPLVQALAYTARAIDNRYLGEKLEGMRNQLERGETLTRSAAASAIFTPLVLQMLAVGEESGSVDSMLLEVAGFYEREVAYELKNLTSAIEPVLIIIIGAMVLVLALGVFLPMWNLSSAMRG, encoded by the coding sequence ATGCCGCTGTACCATTACAGCGCCCGTCGGGCCGGTCAGCTGGTGCAGGGGGAGATCGAACTGGCCAGTCCGGCGGCGGTGGCGGCCCAACTGGTGGAAAACGGTCTGACACCGGTACGCATTGCCGAAGCCGCAAGTCGTGCCGGCCGGACCGAACGCAGTGCCACGGGCGGGCTGTTCCAGCGGCGCGTCCGCAGCGAGGATCTGATTCTATTCTGCCGTCAGATGTACGCCCTCACCCGCGCCGGCGTGCCCATGCTGCGGGCGTTGCGCGGCCTGATGGAATCGAGCCGCAACCCGCGTCTGCGCCAGGCCCTGCAGGGGGTGATCGACGGTCTTGAATCCGGCCGTGAACTTTCCAGCGCCCTGGCGGCCTTTCCCGAGGTGTTTCCGCCGCTGCTGACCCGCATGGTGCAGGTGGGCGAAAACAGTGGTAATCTGGAGCAGGCCTTCGAGCAGCTGGCGCAGTATCTGGAGTTTGAAAAACAGACCCGCGAACAGATCAAGGCGGCGCTGCGTTACCCGACCTTTGTCATTGTCGCCATCGCCATCGCCATCAGCATTCTCACCCTGTTCGTGATTCCGGCGTTTGAGAAGGTGTTCGCCAGCTTCGGCGCCCAGCTGCCTCTGGCCACGCGCATCATCATGGCGGTGTCGCACTTTGCCCGCGACTGGTGGCCATATATCGCCGGCGGGCTGCTGCTGGGATCGTTGCTGCTGCGCCGCTACCTGCGCACCGTCAGCGGTGAGCGTCTGTGGGACCGGCTCAAACTGCGCCTGCCGCTGGTGGGCTCGATTCTGCGCCGTGCCACCCTGGCGCGTTTTGCCCGCGCCTTCGCCATGGGCTACGGCAGTGGCGTGCCGCTGGTGCAGGCGCTGGCCTATACCGCCCGTGCCATTGACAACCGCTATCTGGGTGAAAAACTCGAAGGCATGCGCAACCAGCTCGAACGCGGCGAAACCCTGACCCGCAGCGCCGCCGCCAGCGCCATCTTCACCCCGCTGGTGCTGCAGATGCTGGCGGTGGGCGAGGAATCGGGCTCGGTGGACAGCATGCTGCTGGAGGTGGCCGGTTTTTACGAACGCGAGGTGGCCTACGAACTGAAAAACCTCACCAGCGCCATTGAGCCGGTGCTGATCATCATCATCGGTGCCATGGTGCTGGTGCTGGCCCTGGGCGTGTTCCTGCCCATGTGGAATCTCAGCAGCGCCATGCGCGGTTGA
- a CDS encoding prepilin-type N-terminal cleavage/methylation domain-containing protein gives MRNAKGFTLIELVVVLVVLSLLAAVAVPKFIEVTKQAEASAVKGVLGSLRSALSLRMAQGLSTGADLSLWASTGGTAGERLYPMDDLLLEKPETYLGIIAGSEQRGYWYDDADNHEVVYVFKNDDVISGGSGATPKKLRFRIARVDNDGVVDGPGPTAGLMLAAAQTYSWNF, from the coding sequence ATGCGTAACGCCAAGGGTTTCACCCTGATCGAACTGGTTGTGGTGCTGGTGGTGTTGTCCCTGCTGGCGGCGGTGGCGGTGCCCAAGTTCATCGAGGTCACCAAGCAGGCCGAGGCCTCGGCGGTGAAGGGCGTGCTGGGCAGTTTGCGCAGCGCCCTGTCGTTGCGCATGGCCCAGGGCTTGAGCACCGGGGCCGATCTGTCCCTGTGGGCCTCGACGGGCGGCACCGCTGGCGAGCGGCTCTACCCGATGGACGATCTGCTGCTGGAGAAGCCCGAAACCTATCTGGGCATTATCGCCGGCAGCGAACAGCGCGGTTACTGGTACGATGACGCCGACAACCACGAAGTGGTGTATGTGTTCAAAAACGATGATGTCATCAGCGGTGGCAGTGGTGCCACGCCGAAGAAGCTGCGCTTTCGCATCGCCCGGGTGGATAACGACGGGGTGGTCGATGGCCCCGGCCCGACGGCGGGCCTGATGCTGGCGGCGGCGCAGACCTACAGCTGGAATTTCTGA
- a CDS encoding transposase → MTYNPEIHHRKSNRLPGYDYTQKGLYFVTLCTSGRECLFGDVDNGQMIMNGMGKVVAKEWIKTGEIRANVELDEWVIMPNHFHAIVGITDGVCPHRRGDLRSLLLAPTGPLSKSIGAIMAGFKSAVTRQVNVMRQTPGLPVWQRNYWDHVIRDEEDFNRIREYIQTNPLRWELDALHREST, encoded by the coding sequence ATGACCTATAACCCTGAAATTCATCATCGAAAATCGAACCGTTTGCCGGGGTATGATTATACGCAAAAGGGACTGTATTTTGTGACCCTCTGCACCAGCGGGCGCGAGTGCCTGTTTGGTGATGTGGACAACGGCCAGATGATCATGAACGGCATGGGAAAGGTTGTCGCAAAAGAATGGATCAAAACCGGTGAAATTCGCGCCAACGTAGAATTGGACGAATGGGTGATTATGCCGAATCATTTTCACGCCATTGTGGGGATAACCGACGGTGTGTGCCCTCATCGTAGGGGCGACCTGCGGTCGCTTTTGTTGGCCCCGACGGGACCGTTGTCAAAATCAATTGGAGCCATCATGGCGGGGTTCAAATCCGCTGTAACCAGGCAGGTGAATGTTATGCGCCAAACACCGGGGTTGCCGGTGTGGCAACGCAATTATTGGGATCATGTCATTCGCGACGAAGAGGATTTCAATCGTATTCGCGAATACATTCAAACAAACCCCTTACGTTGGGAATTGGATGCATTGCATCGGGAATCAACATGA
- a CDS encoding type II secretion system protein — MNNQKGFTLIELIVVIVILGILAAVAVPKFVDMQGEAKRGVLNGIRGSLKSAVMMAHGKYLAGGGTATSITVDGATVELAFGYPEASTANLTDLVDLDNLTILATDADDFSATSTETVLTVTYGAYSFTYTEAADADTPPIVSAVAP; from the coding sequence ATGAACAACCAGAAAGGCTTTACCCTGATCGAGCTGATCGTCGTGATCGTGATTCTGGGAATACTCGCTGCGGTGGCAGTGCCGAAGTTTGTGGATATGCAGGGAGAAGCGAAGAGAGGAGTTCTTAATGGTATTCGTGGATCATTGAAATCCGCTGTGATGATGGCGCATGGAAAGTATCTGGCTGGTGGCGGTACGGCCACTTCAATAACAGTCGATGGTGCGACTGTTGAGCTGGCTTTTGGTTATCCTGAGGCAAGCACTGCAAATTTAACGGATCTGGTTGATCTGGATAATCTCACAATTCTTGCCACCGATGCGGATGACTTCTCGGCAACATCGACAGAAACGGTGCTTACTGTTACCTATGGAGCCTATAGTTTTACGTATACTGAAGCAGCTGATGCTGATACTCCGCCGATTGTTTCAGCCGTTGCCCCCTAA
- a CDS encoding pilus assembly FimT family protein yields the protein MGCSRQQANGFTLVELVVVLVLLGILAAVAAPRFFELQDYEEIAFRDELVSALRYAHKRAVASGTAVELVIDADGFSLQYADGTPLAHPAGGNFSNSETSPVALTPQTLRFDALGRAAVSGADPALQRFDNIGHGGFHIHIWRETGCLEVN from the coding sequence ATGGGTTGCAGTCGACAGCAGGCAAACGGGTTTACCCTGGTGGAACTGGTGGTGGTCCTGGTACTGCTGGGCATTCTGGCCGCCGTGGCCGCGCCGCGTTTTTTCGAGCTGCAGGATTATGAAGAAATCGCCTTCAGGGACGAACTGGTTAGCGCCCTGCGCTATGCCCACAAACGGGCCGTGGCGAGTGGCACCGCTGTCGAGCTGGTGATTGACGCCGACGGGTTCAGCCTCCAGTACGCCGATGGCACCCCGCTAGCGCACCCGGCGGGCGGCAACTTTTCCAACAGCGAAACGTCCCCGGTTGCGCTCACACCCCAAACCCTTCGTTTCGACGCTCTTGGTCGCGCGGCAGTCTCCGGTGCCGATCCCGCTCTGCAGCGCTTTGACAACATCGGCCATGGCGGTTTTCATATCCACATCTGGCGCGAAACCGGCTGCCTGGAGGTGAATTGA
- a CDS encoding EAL and HDOD domain-containing protein, with product MQDVFIGRQPIFDRRIQVYAYELLYRDGYVGYARINDVDQASCDVLANVLLEIGLENIVGPHKAFCNFSQGFLLQKPDLSFAAQQLVVEILETVQPTAEVLTAIDRFRAAGHLIALDDFVYDAGLQPLVERADIIKLEVLDVDFDVLRQRIDQLRGLKPRLIFLAEKVETNEVFQACRDLGFDYFQGYFFSKPKIVTGKKLPPSRLALLQLVAELQRPDVVLERVEQIIQSDVNLSVKLLRQINSSYYSLIHPVSSIRQAIVRFGLDHIRTWTCVLLLGGVSEKPLELMGMALIRGRMCALLAQQSQPQGVQTCFTVGLFSLLDSILDAPMEQILSSLPLSQEIKTALLEHGGPCGAILDQVKTYEASALMQQNGAVGENPALRTAYWEAVKWADHIRAGLC from the coding sequence ATGCAGGATGTTTTTATCGGGCGACAACCGATTTTTGATCGCCGGATACAGGTTTATGCCTACGAACTGCTGTATCGCGATGGTTATGTCGGCTATGCCCGCATCAATGACGTGGATCAGGCTTCCTGTGATGTGCTGGCCAATGTGCTGCTGGAAATCGGCCTGGAAAACATCGTTGGGCCGCACAAGGCTTTTTGTAACTTTTCTCAGGGGTTTTTGCTGCAGAAACCGGATCTGTCGTTCGCCGCCCAGCAACTGGTGGTGGAAATTCTGGAGACGGTGCAGCCGACAGCCGAGGTGCTGACGGCCATCGACCGTTTCCGCGCGGCCGGCCATCTGATCGCGCTGGATGACTTTGTTTATGATGCCGGCCTGCAACCGCTGGTCGAGCGGGCCGATATTATCAAGCTCGAAGTCCTCGATGTTGATTTCGACGTGCTGCGCCAGCGAATCGATCAGCTGCGCGGGCTCAAGCCGAGGTTGATTTTTCTGGCGGAAAAGGTTGAAACCAATGAGGTGTTTCAGGCCTGTCGTGATCTGGGCTTCGACTATTTTCAGGGTTATTTCTTCAGCAAGCCGAAGATCGTCACGGGCAAGAAACTGCCCCCTTCACGCCTGGCGCTGCTGCAACTGGTGGCTGAACTGCAGCGGCCCGATGTGGTGCTGGAGCGGGTGGAGCAAATCATTCAGTCCGATGTCAATCTCAGTGTCAAGCTGCTGCGCCAGATCAACTCCAGCTATTATTCACTGATTCATCCGGTATCGTCGATTCGGCAGGCCATCGTGCGTTTTGGTCTCGATCATATCCGGACCTGGACCTGTGTGCTGCTGTTGGGTGGGGTGAGCGAGAAGCCTCTGGAATTGATGGGCATGGCGCTGATCCGGGGCCGCATGTGTGCTCTGCTGGCGCAGCAGTCGCAGCCTCAAGGGGTACAGACCTGCTTTACGGTGGGATTGTTTTCCCTGCTCGACAGCATTCTCGATGCGCCCATGGAGCAGATTCTCTCCAGTCTGCCGCTGTCGCAGGAAATCAAGACGGCATTGCTGGAACATGGTGGCCCCTGTGGCGCCATTCTCGATCAGGTCAAAACCTATGAGGCTTCCGCCCTGATGCAGCAGAATGGCGCTGTCGGCGAGAATCCGGCACTACGTACGGCTTACTGGGAGGCGGTCAAGTGGGCGGATCATATTCGGGCGGGTCTGTGCTGA
- a CDS encoding type IV pilus modification PilV family protein → MRVWRSSAGVTLVELIVAMVIISIALLGVLAVMHFTTSRSADPMIQHQALAIAEAYLEEILLQSFDDPGGATEAGRADFDDVNDYHGLDDGGARDRQGVALVGLTDYRVRVSVANENLGPSGSEVPARKIRVRVSHSAMGDLTLVGYRTAY, encoded by the coding sequence ATGCGCGTCTGGCGCTCCAGCGCGGGTGTGACCCTGGTGGAACTCATTGTCGCCATGGTCATCATCAGCATCGCTCTGCTCGGTGTGCTTGCGGTGATGCATTTCACCACCAGCCGCAGCGCCGATCCCATGATTCAGCATCAGGCGCTTGCCATTGCCGAGGCGTATCTTGAAGAGATTCTGCTGCAGTCCTTTGACGATCCTGGCGGTGCCACAGAAGCTGGCCGCGCTGACTTTGATGATGTGAATGATTACCACGGCCTTGACGATGGCGGCGCGCGCGACCGGCAGGGCGTTGCCCTTGTCGGTCTGACGGATTACCGCGTGCGGGTGAGCGTGGCCAATGAAAATCTCGGTCCGTCCGGCAGTGAGGTTCCCGCCAGAAAAATCCGCGTACGGGTCAGCCATTCCGCCATGGGGGATTTGACCCTGGTGGGTTACCGAACGGCGTATTGA
- a CDS encoding type II secretion system protein gives MNRSRQRIGVETNQRGFTLVQAIFVLVVLGLLGAYMVTLGTVQQATSTQALLQARAYQAARAGLEWGIARVAAGVAVGATFAVADTGCGVVVSIDEPGDSPYSEGVQAVRIYHITATASPVGLTVANPDYVSRELKVTVEEVEEVEEVEEDAVE, from the coding sequence ATGAACAGGAGCCGTCAACGGATCGGTGTTGAAACCAACCAGCGGGGCTTCACCCTGGTGCAGGCCATCTTCGTGCTGGTGGTGCTGGGGTTGCTTGGCGCTTACATGGTGACTCTCGGCACGGTGCAGCAGGCTACCAGCACCCAGGCGCTGCTGCAGGCGCGCGCCTACCAGGCGGCGCGGGCGGGGCTGGAGTGGGGCATTGCGCGAGTGGCCGCCGGCGTGGCCGTTGGCGCCACCTTTGCCGTGGCCGACACGGGCTGCGGTGTTGTGGTGTCCATTGATGAACCTGGCGACAGCCCGTACAGCGAAGGGGTGCAAGCGGTGCGCATTTACCACATTACCGCGACGGCCTCCCCGGTTGGACTGACAGTGGCCAACCCCGACTATGTGTCGCGCGAGTTGAAGGTGACGGTGGAGGAGGTGGAGGAGGTGGAGGAGGTGGAGGAGGATGCTGTTGAGTAA